From one Shewanella sp. GD04112 genomic stretch:
- the rsmI gene encoding 16S rRNA (cytidine(1402)-2'-O)-methyltransferase gives MDQSVALYIVPTPIGNLGDMSPRAIEVLTQVALIACEDTRHSGKLLSHFGISTKTIALHDHNERARAQWIVEQLAAGQSIALISDAGTPLISDPGYHLVSHVRQSGFRVIPLPGPCAAITALSASGLPSDRFSFEGFLPSKEKARADKLLELKEDPRTLIFYESPHRIEHSLTTMVEVLGGERQVVMAREVTKTFETFLSGPVAEVLATVSSDPNQQKGEIVLMVHGHRAAEDDDAIPTVAINTLKLLCEELPLKKAAAIAAQIHGLKKNALYKFGLESDL, from the coding sequence ATGGACCAAAGCGTCGCACTCTACATTGTTCCCACTCCCATTGGTAACTTGGGGGACATGAGCCCACGTGCTATCGAAGTGCTCACTCAGGTCGCATTGATTGCCTGTGAAGATACGCGCCACAGCGGCAAGTTATTGAGTCATTTTGGTATTTCTACCAAAACTATCGCGTTGCATGACCATAACGAGCGCGCTCGCGCCCAATGGATTGTCGAGCAGTTAGCCGCAGGGCAATCGATTGCGCTGATTTCCGATGCGGGCACACCGCTGATTTCTGACCCCGGCTATCACTTAGTTTCCCATGTGCGCCAGTCGGGTTTCAGAGTGATCCCATTGCCCGGCCCTTGCGCGGCGATTACCGCATTAAGCGCGTCGGGTTTACCGTCGGATCGCTTCTCCTTCGAAGGCTTTTTACCTTCTAAAGAGAAGGCGCGCGCCGATAAGTTACTCGAGCTCAAGGAAGACCCTCGCACACTGATTTTTTATGAATCACCGCACCGCATCGAGCATAGCCTGACGACCATGGTCGAAGTGTTAGGCGGCGAGAGGCAAGTGGTGATGGCTCGGGAAGTCACTAAAACCTTCGAGACCTTCCTCTCTGGCCCTGTGGCCGAGGTGTTGGCCACGGTCAGCAGCGATCCTAACCAGCAAAAAGGCGAGATAGTGCTGATGGTGCATGGTCATCGCGCCGCGGAGGATGATGACGCCATTCCGACTGTCGCCATCAACACCTTGAAATTACTCTGTGAAGAATTGCCCCTCAAAAAGGCCGCCGCCATTGCCGCGCAAATTCACGGTCTTAAAAAGAATGCTCTGTACAAGTTTGGTTTAGAGTCTGATTTATAA